From a region of the Stenotrophomonas sp. BIO128-Bstrain genome:
- the argS gene encoding arginine--tRNA ligase yields MKNLLRALISQGIEALRANGTLPADTLTPEFVVERPKTREHGDFATNAAMLLAKPARSNPRALAQALLDALPKSDDVARVEIAGPGFINFHLAPSAYQREAASVLKEGADYGHNLSGNGRTVGVEYVSANPTGPLHVGHGRAAAIGDCLARLLEVNGWNAKREFYYNDAGVQIENLALSTQARAKGLKPDDAGWPEAGYRGDYIEDVAKAYLAGATVELEGHSVVGERDPDNLDAIRRFAVAYLRNEQNQDLAAFGVDFDIYFLESSLYKDGKVEETVAQLNAAGHTYEEGGALWLRSTDFGDDKDRVMRKSDGTYTYFLPDVAYHLSKWQRGYERAITELGADHHGSLARVRAGLQALDVGIPKGWPEYVLHQMVTVMRGGEEVKLSKRAGSYLTLRDLIEEAGRDATRWFLIARKPDSQLTFDIDLARQQSNDNPVFYVQYAHARVCSLLRQAQEKGLGYTPAEGLAGLSSLGDEASLWLMVEMSRFPEVVEAAGLALEPHLIAQYLRELAHAFHTWYHGTQVLVADESERNAKLTLACAARQVLANGLNILGVSAPEKM; encoded by the coding sequence GTGAAAAATCTCCTCCGCGCCCTGATCAGCCAAGGCATCGAAGCCTTGCGCGCCAACGGCACTCTGCCGGCCGATACCCTGACCCCGGAATTCGTGGTCGAACGCCCGAAGACCCGTGAGCACGGCGATTTCGCCACCAACGCCGCGATGCTGCTGGCCAAGCCGGCGCGCAGCAATCCGCGCGCCCTGGCCCAGGCGCTGCTTGATGCGCTGCCCAAGAGCGATGACGTGGCCCGCGTCGAGATCGCCGGCCCGGGCTTCATCAATTTCCACCTTGCCCCGAGCGCCTACCAGCGCGAAGCGGCCAGTGTGCTCAAGGAAGGCGCCGATTACGGCCACAACCTGAGCGGCAACGGCCGCACCGTGGGCGTGGAATACGTGTCGGCCAACCCGACCGGTCCGCTGCATGTCGGCCACGGCCGCGCGGCGGCGATCGGTGACTGCTTGGCGCGCCTGCTGGAAGTGAACGGCTGGAACGCCAAGCGCGAGTTCTATTACAACGACGCCGGCGTGCAGATCGAGAACCTGGCGCTGTCCACCCAGGCACGTGCTAAGGGCCTCAAGCCCGACGACGCCGGCTGGCCGGAAGCGGGCTACCGCGGCGATTACATCGAGGATGTGGCCAAGGCTTACCTGGCCGGCGCCACCGTAGAGCTGGAAGGCCATTCGGTGGTTGGCGAGCGCGACCCGGACAACCTCGATGCGATCCGTCGCTTCGCCGTGGCCTACCTGCGCAACGAGCAGAACCAGGACCTGGCCGCGTTCGGCGTGGATTTCGACATCTACTTCCTGGAAAGCTCGCTGTACAAGGACGGCAAGGTCGAAGAGACCGTTGCCCAGCTCAATGCGGCCGGCCACACCTATGAGGAAGGCGGCGCGCTGTGGCTGCGCTCGACCGACTTCGGTGACGACAAGGACCGCGTGATGCGCAAGTCCGACGGCACCTACACCTACTTCCTGCCCGACGTGGCCTACCACCTGAGCAAGTGGCAGCGCGGCTACGAGCGCGCGATCACCGAGCTGGGCGCGGACCACCACGGTTCGCTGGCGCGCGTGCGCGCCGGCCTGCAGGCGCTGGACGTCGGCATCCCGAAGGGCTGGCCGGAATACGTGCTGCACCAGATGGTGACGGTGATGCGCGGCGGCGAGGAAGTGAAGCTCTCCAAGCGTGCCGGCAGCTACCTGACCCTGCGCGACCTGATCGAAGAAGCCGGCCGCGATGCGACCCGCTGGTTCCTGATCGCGCGCAAGCCCGATTCGCAGCTGACCTTCGATATCGATCTGGCCCGCCAGCAGAGCAACGACAACCCGGTGTTCTACGTGCAGTACGCGCATGCCCGCGTCTGCAGCCTGCTGCGCCAGGCGCAGGAGAAGGGCCTGGGCTACACGCCGGCCGAAGGGCTGGCCGGGCTGTCCTCGCTGGGCGATGAGGCCTCGCTGTGGTTGATGGTGGAAATGTCGCGCTTCCCGGAAGTCGTCGAGGCGGCCGGCCTGGCGCTGGAACCGCACCTGATCGCGCAGTACCTGCGTGAATTGGCGCATGCCTTCCACACGTGGTATCACGGCACGCAGGTACTGGTGGCCGACGAAAGCGAACGCAACGCCAAGCTGACGCTGGCCTGCGCCGCGCGCCAGGTCCTGGCCAATGGTCTGAACATCCTGGGCGTATCCGCCCCGGAAAAAATGTAA
- a CDS encoding SPOR domain-containing protein, translating to MAARRGKSQARRNSNQGTPGWVWLVAGVAIAAVVFLAAPNLFKNDGDGFLRVGPQPDPNAQPAPVSDADTDVGTELPKPGAAKPAEPAKPAATQYDFYTLLPGKEVEMSDAELAASARAEDQRRAKAEAQRAQAALEGRPLPPAPAPTSTAATTSPAAVSAAPLPAPVAERPATTPAQTAAAAPAAPTPAAAAATPAAGAAEPAASNVRYILQAGAFGASGDAEATKAKLAMIGLAARVESAQINGKTVYRVRMGPYGSAGELAEAKQKLDGTGLQAMAIKAQ from the coding sequence ATGGCAGCACGACGCGGCAAGAGCCAGGCACGGCGCAACAGCAACCAGGGCACCCCGGGATGGGTGTGGCTGGTCGCGGGTGTGGCGATTGCGGCCGTGGTGTTCCTGGCGGCACCCAACCTGTTCAAGAACGACGGTGACGGTTTCCTGCGGGTCGGCCCGCAGCCGGACCCGAACGCCCAGCCGGCACCGGTGAGCGATGCCGACACCGACGTCGGCACCGAGCTGCCCAAGCCGGGTGCCGCCAAGCCGGCCGAGCCGGCCAAGCCGGCGGCGACGCAGTACGACTTCTACACCCTGCTGCCCGGCAAGGAAGTGGAAATGTCCGATGCGGAGCTGGCCGCAAGCGCACGCGCCGAAGACCAGCGCCGTGCCAAGGCCGAAGCACAGCGCGCGCAGGCCGCGCTGGAAGGCCGCCCGTTGCCGCCCGCACCGGCGCCGACCAGCACCGCCGCGACCACCTCGCCTGCGGCAGTGAGCGCCGCCCCGCTGCCGGCTCCGGTGGCGGAGCGCCCGGCGACGACGCCGGCGCAGACCGCGGCGGCGGCTCCGGCTGCACCGACGCCGGCGGCGGCGGCGGCGACGCCGGCTGCCGGGGCGGCTGAGCCGGCAGCCAGCAACGTGCGCTACATCCTGCAGGCCGGTGCATTCGGCGCGTCTGGCGATGCCGAGGCCACCAAGGCCAAGCTGGCCATGATCGGCCTGGCCGCGCGGGTGGAATCTGCACAGATCAACGGCAAGACGGTATACCGCGTGCGCATGGGGCCGTATGGCAGCGCCGGGGAGCTGGCCGAGGCGAAGCAGAAGCTGGATGGGACGGGGCTTCAGGCGATGGCGATCAAGGCGCAGTAG
- a CDS encoding VOC family protein: MSTAPGNDRRIDNIEFNVADIARSKAFYGSVFGWSFTDYGPGYTEFYDGRLRGGFTTDAPVRAGGPLVILYADDLVATQQRLEAAGADICQAAFDFPGGRRFHFRDPDGYELAVWTAA; the protein is encoded by the coding sequence ATGAGCACCGCACCCGGCAACGATCGCCGGATCGACAACATTGAATTCAACGTGGCTGACATCGCGCGCAGCAAGGCGTTCTACGGCAGCGTGTTCGGCTGGTCGTTCACCGATTACGGCCCGGGCTATACCGAGTTCTACGATGGCCGCCTGCGCGGTGGGTTCACCACCGACGCGCCGGTGCGCGCCGGTGGGCCGTTGGTGATTCTGTATGCCGATGACCTGGTAGCCACGCAGCAGCGGCTGGAAGCGGCCGGCGCGGACATCTGCCAGGCGGCGTTCGATTTTCCGGGTGGGCGGCGGTTTCATTTCCGCGATCCGGATGGGTATGAGTTGGCGGTGTGGACGGCCGCCTGA
- a CDS encoding SDR family NAD(P)-dependent oxidoreductase, whose amino-acid sequence MTRTALITGATSGFGAAAVHRFAQAGWRVIATGRRAERLQPLVDAYGPERVHAAVFDVRDSVAMEAALAALPAGFADIDLLVNNAGLAQGTAPAQSASLEDWRTMIDTNVTALVTLTHRLLPQLVARKGAIINISSVAGVYPYPGGNAYGGTKAFVSQFSLGLRSDLHGSGVRVTTIEPGMAETEFTVVRTHGDQAASDKLYTGANPMTADDIAEQIFWVASLPAHLNINRLEVMPVSQSFAGFQVARD is encoded by the coding sequence ATGACCCGTACCGCTCTGATTACTGGCGCCACGTCCGGCTTTGGCGCCGCCGCTGTCCACCGTTTCGCCCAGGCCGGCTGGCGCGTGATCGCCACCGGGCGCCGTGCCGAGCGCCTGCAGCCGCTGGTCGACGCCTACGGTCCCGAGCGCGTGCATGCCGCGGTGTTCGACGTGCGCGACAGCGTGGCGATGGAAGCGGCTCTGGCCGCCCTGCCGGCCGGTTTCGCCGACATCGACCTGCTGGTCAACAACGCCGGCCTGGCCCAGGGCACCGCCCCGGCGCAGAGCGCCTCGCTGGAAGACTGGCGCACCATGATCGACACCAACGTCACCGCCCTGGTGACGCTGACCCATCGCCTGTTGCCGCAGCTGGTCGCGCGCAAGGGTGCGATCATCAACATCAGCTCCGTTGCCGGCGTCTACCCGTACCCGGGCGGCAATGCCTACGGCGGCACCAAGGCCTTCGTCAGCCAGTTCTCGCTGGGCCTGCGCTCGGACCTGCACGGCAGCGGCGTGCGCGTGACCACGATCGAGCCGGGCATGGCCGAAACCGAGTTCACCGTGGTCCGCACCCATGGTGACCAGGCCGCCTCGGACAAGCTCTACACCGGTGCCAACCCGATGACCGCCGACGACATCGCCGAGCAGATCTTCTGGGTCGCCTCGCTGCCGGCGCACCTGAACATCAATCGCCTCGAAGTGATGCCGGTCAGCCAGTCGTTCGCCGGCTTCCAGGTCGCGCGCGACTGA
- a CDS encoding DUF1456 family protein codes for MINNDVLRSIRYMLDLSDGMIADTCALADPAFVVDKADVAGWLRKEDEEGFVPCDDRTLAHFLDGLIVHFRGRDESQPARPVEKRITNNLVLKKLRVAFQLKDVDMHEVFDAAGFSVSKPELSALFRQPDHKNYRACGDQMLRNFLKGLTLRVRGA; via the coding sequence ATGATCAACAACGATGTACTGCGCAGCATCCGCTACATGCTCGACCTCAGCGACGGCATGATCGCCGACACCTGTGCCCTGGCCGATCCAGCCTTCGTGGTCGACAAGGCCGATGTGGCCGGCTGGCTGCGCAAGGAAGACGAGGAAGGCTTCGTGCCCTGCGACGATCGCACCCTGGCACATTTCCTGGATGGCCTGATCGTGCATTTCCGCGGCCGCGACGAGAGCCAGCCGGCGCGCCCGGTGGAAAAGCGCATCACCAACAACCTGGTGCTGAAGAAGCTGCGCGTCGCCTTCCAGCTGAAGGACGTGGACATGCACGAAGTGTTCGACGCCGCCGGTTTCTCGGTCTCCAAGCCGGAACTGTCCGCGCTGTTCCGTCAGCCGGACCACAAGAACTACCGCGCCTGCGGTGACCAGATGCTGCGCAATTTCCTCAAGGGCCTGACCCTGCGCGTGCGCGGCGCCTGA
- a CDS encoding MFS transporter — MSNDAPSPLSRWQVLLMAFATGVAVASNYYAQPLLHTIAGQFGVSFARAGTVVTVAQLSYAAGLILLVPLGDLFERRRLIVVMSLLSAAGLVLSALSHQFVWLLVGTALTGLFSVVAQVLVPFAATLARPEERGQVVGTVMSGLLLGILLARTVAGALSSLGDWRTVYWIAAAALVLTTGMLYRHLPRFHQTAGLGYLQLLRSIGTLFAQEPVFRLRTVLGALSFAMFAIFWTPLAFLLAAEPYGYSDATIGLFGLVGAAGTLAAGVAGRMADRGKAALATTVALVLLAASWLPLGFSTHSLIALVLGVIVLDLAAQLLHVSNQNVVYALRPDARNRLNAGYMTGYFIGGSLGSLVSAQVFDRFGWTGVCVTGAGVAMVAIAVWTVAVVRR; from the coding sequence ATGAGCAACGACGCGCCCTCGCCACTCAGCCGTTGGCAGGTCCTGTTGATGGCCTTCGCCACCGGCGTGGCCGTGGCCAGCAACTACTACGCGCAGCCGCTGCTGCATACCATCGCCGGCCAGTTCGGCGTGTCCTTCGCGCGGGCCGGCACGGTGGTGACCGTCGCCCAGCTGAGCTATGCGGCGGGCCTGATCCTGCTGGTGCCGCTGGGCGATCTGTTCGAGCGCCGCCGGTTGATCGTGGTGATGTCGCTGCTGTCCGCGGCGGGGCTGGTGCTGAGCGCGCTCAGCCATCAGTTCGTGTGGCTGCTGGTGGGCACCGCGCTGACCGGCCTGTTCTCGGTGGTGGCGCAGGTGCTGGTGCCGTTCGCGGCCACGCTGGCGCGGCCAGAAGAACGCGGCCAGGTCGTGGGCACGGTGATGAGCGGGCTGCTGCTCGGCATCCTGCTGGCACGCACCGTGGCCGGGGCACTGTCCTCGCTGGGCGACTGGCGCACCGTGTACTGGATCGCCGCGGCCGCGCTGGTGCTGACCACGGGCATGCTCTATCGGCATCTGCCGCGCTTCCATCAGACCGCCGGGCTGGGCTACCTGCAGCTGCTGCGCTCGATCGGTACGCTGTTCGCGCAGGAGCCGGTGTTCCGCCTGCGCACCGTGCTGGGTGCGCTGAGCTTTGCGATGTTCGCGATCTTCTGGACGCCACTGGCGTTCCTGCTGGCCGCCGAACCGTATGGCTACAGCGATGCGACGATCGGCCTGTTCGGGCTGGTCGGTGCGGCCGGCACGCTGGCCGCGGGCGTGGCCGGGCGCATGGCCGACCGGGGCAAGGCGGCGCTGGCGACGACCGTGGCGCTGGTGCTGCTGGCCGCATCGTGGCTGCCGCTGGGCTTTTCCACGCACTCGCTGATCGCACTGGTGCTGGGCGTGATCGTGCTCGACCTGGCCGCGCAGCTGCTGCACGTGAGCAACCAGAACGTGGTCTATGCGCTGCGTCCGGACGCCCGCAACCGGCTCAATGCCGGCTACATGACCGGCTATTTCATCGGCGGCTCGCTGGGCTCACTGGTCTCGGCGCAGGTCTTTGATCGCTTCGGCTGGACCGGCGTGTGCGTGACCGGTGCCGGCGTCGCGATGGTTGCGATCGCGGTGTGGACGGTGGCGGTAGTACGCCGGTAG
- a CDS encoding TorF family putative porin has protein sequence MSGAAAAAVEGNATLTSDYVWRGSSQSDGDPAVQAGVKLSASNGWYASAWGSGVSFRPDNGARSEFDLVAGWSGAVTPDWSVDVNLTRYVYPSATVDLDWTELNGTVTWRERAWLQVGVSDNALAGGHGGTYAQLGARLPLGEQWRIEGAVGRYWLDSAQADDYLHGQLSAIWKVHGPWELRLTAHDTDGAAKRLFPGNAGSRIEFAVQTAF, from the coding sequence ATGAGCGGTGCGGCCGCGGCCGCTGTGGAAGGCAATGCGACGCTGACCTCGGACTACGTCTGGCGCGGCAGCTCGCAGAGCGACGGCGATCCGGCCGTGCAGGCGGGCGTGAAACTCAGTGCGTCCAACGGCTGGTATGCCTCGGCGTGGGGCTCGGGTGTCTCGTTCCGGCCGGACAACGGCGCGCGCAGCGAGTTTGATCTTGTCGCCGGCTGGAGCGGGGCGGTGACGCCGGACTGGAGCGTGGACGTCAATCTGACCCGCTACGTCTATCCGTCCGCCACGGTCGATCTGGACTGGACCGAGCTCAATGGCACCGTCACCTGGCGGGAGCGCGCCTGGCTGCAGGTCGGCGTCTCCGACAACGCGTTGGCCGGTGGCCATGGCGGCACCTACGCCCAGCTCGGTGCGCGCCTGCCGCTGGGGGAGCAGTGGCGTATCGAAGGGGCGGTGGGCCGCTACTGGCTGGACAGCGCGCAGGCCGACGACTACCTGCACGGCCAGCTCAGCGCCATCTGGAAGGTGCACGGCCCGTGGGAGCTGCGCCTCACCGCGCACGACACCGATGGTGCGGCCAAACGCCTGTTCCCCGGCAACGCAGGCTCGCGCATCGAGTTCGCGGTACAAACCGCCTTCTGA